GCCTGCATGCCGATCCACATCCGCTGTTTATCTTTTTGCTCCAGGATATGCCATATCATGTGTGCATTGCTGCCGTCCAGCCCTTCGGGTGCCGGTGCGGGGTTCATGTCTTTATCGTAAAAATACAAGCCGCCGCCCCAGGAGCCGATCCACACTAATCCATCGCTGGCCTTACAGATTGCCTGGATGGCGGCTTCGGCAGGTTTTTCTCCGTACCGCTGCGGATACATGTTCTTAAATACCTCCGCATCAGGGTTAAAGAGATACAATCCATTGTCGGTAGCCACCCATAAGTTTTGCTCCCGATCTTCGTACACACGCTCTACCCGGTCGAACCGGATGCTTTGTTCGGTGAGGTATTCGTTGCGGATGGGGATGAAAGGCTGCGTACTGTCGCCCGTATACTCCGCCAGAAAGGGCAATCCATGAAACCATAACCGGCCGTTCCGCTGCTCCATCGGACCGAATACTTCGTGGTAGCCGAGACCTATTTCTTTAGCCAGGCTGTAATTCTTGCTATTATTACTGGCCAGGTCGAACACACAAACCCAGGGGCCAGGTTTATCGGGCTCCCAGGTAACGAATGAAAGTCTTCGGTGCTGGTCAAGGTGAAGCCAGTGCGTATGTTTGTTTTCTGCAAAACGCGTTATGAATGGATTTTTATCGGGGTTATGTCCGCGGTAATTGATGTTGTTTGTTTTAGGATCATACATCACGAGGCCTTCGGCGCAGCTCATCCACAGTTTGCCGTCCTTTTTATCGTCAACGATCGTGTTGGGGCGCCAACCTTTGGGCACTTTCAGGAAATCCTCGGACTGGTTAAAAACATTCCTGACACTATCATACAGGTAAACGCCATTATCGATGGTAGTCATTACGAGGTTGCCCTGCACATCCGTTAGTCTTTTTATAATAAAGATGGTATTATTCATACGCCATTTTACCGGCACCTCTTTAAACTTGAAAGTACGCGTATCAAAAATGCCGACTTTATTATCCCCGGTACCTACCCACAAACGGTGGCGCGCATCTTCATAAACAAAACCCACAAAATCGTTTTCGAACGGATGCAGGTTACCGGGCTGGTGGTTAAACGTGATAAAACGATTGCCGTCGTAGCGTTGCAGGCCGTTATTGGAGGCCAGCCAGATGTAACCCCTAACATCCTGCACGATCGCCTGGATGATATTGGAAGAGAGGCCATTGGCCGTGGTAAGTCGTTCAAATACGTACTGCCCTGCCTGTTGTGCAAACACATCTGAGGCAAGGACAAACAAAAACAGGAGGAGCGGTAAACGTTTCAAGGCGAATAAAACAGTTAATCAAATATACTACGCGGCGATCGAAAACAAAACCAGTCCATACAGCATTTCTGACAACTGGTACAGGGTGTTATTTCACGGGCGGCGGCGAGGCTGCATCTTTACAGTAACATTATTTCTTAATCTCAAAACATTGTTGGTATGAAAAAGATCCTGGCGGCCCTGGTGCTGCTGGCGGCTGTGTTTACCTCCTGCGAAAAAGACGATAGCAAGGGAGGCACTTTTAAAGGCCCCGAAGTAAAATTACATGATGGCAAAGCGTGGACCTGGGTAAAACTTGACGATAAAGGCGATCCGCTGCAAATCGGCGTTACCATTACCGATGCGGCGTTTAACAGCGTACCCATGCCTAACGGCGAAATGCCCGGCCACGACCCCATGAACAGTTTTTCGCTGAAAGTACCTGCTAAAGCCAGCGTACTGCCATTCAAACACATTGGCCTGGACTGGAACCCCGCTGGTCACGAACCTCCCGGCATTTACGACAAGCCGCATTTCGACTATCACTTTTACATGATCAGCGAAGCGGAAAGACTGGCCATTCCAACTTATGACCAGGACAGCCTGAAGTTTAAGAACTCACCCGCTGCAGGCTACCTGCCGGCCAGCTACGTAAACTTTGGTGGTGGCGTACCACAAATGGGCGCGCACTGGGTGGACATCAATACGCCAGAGATCAAGCCGCCGTTCAACTTTACGGAAACGTTCTTCTACGGCAGCTACAATGGCAAAGTAACCTTCTACGAACCGATGATAACACATGACTTCATCAAAGGTGTGAACGGCGCGTTTCACCGCGACATTCCGCAACCCACGAAGTTTCAGCAAAGTGGCTATTATCCCACTAAATCATCTGTCATCAAAAAGAATGGTGTGATCGAAGTAATACTTGACGGTTTCGTTTACAAAACTGCTTCCTAGCAGTATAGCTCCCACTTACAATTACAAAGGGCCCGGTTTCGGGCCCTTTGTGTTATATGATCATTCTCGATTTTAGCTCCAGGTATTTGTTCACCAGGTCCACCGTTAAGTTGGCCGGCGTGCTGATGAGCGGCATGATGCCGTACTTCGACAACTCCCTTGCAATTACTTTCTTTTCATGCGTAAACTTCTGTGCGATGATCTGCGTATAAATTTCTTCGATGGAAAAAGCTTCGTTGGCGGTGAGCTTATGAATCTCCGTATTCTCAAAAAACACAACTAACAGCAGGTGATACCGCGCCAGCCTTCGCAGGTAAGGCAGCTGACGTTCCAGGTTGCTCAGCGATTCAAAGTTAGTGAACAGGATGAACAGGGAGCGCTGGGAGATAGAAGTGCGTAAAGTAACGGCGAGGCGTTCGTAGTCACTCTCCTGCCATTGCGTTTGCTGTGCGTACAGCATTTCCAGTATCTTATTAAGCTGCACCTTTTTGCTGTCTGCCGGCAGGATGTCGACCTTTTGTTCGGCGAATGCAACAATACCGGCCTTATCGCCTTTATTCAGCGCCACCTTGCTAAATATCAGCGAAGAGTTGATGGCATAGTCCAGCAACGTAAGTCCGTCGAAAGGCATTTTCATACTGCGGCCTTTATCGATGAGGCAGTAGATCTGTTGCGCCTTTTCTTC
This genomic interval from Chitinophaga horti contains the following:
- a CDS encoding DUF5602 domain-containing protein, producing MKKILAALVLLAAVFTSCEKDDSKGGTFKGPEVKLHDGKAWTWVKLDDKGDPLQIGVTITDAAFNSVPMPNGEMPGHDPMNSFSLKVPAKASVLPFKHIGLDWNPAGHEPPGIYDKPHFDYHFYMISEAERLAIPTYDQDSLKFKNSPAAGYLPASYVNFGGGVPQMGAHWVDINTPEIKPPFNFTETFFYGSYNGKVTFYEPMITHDFIKGVNGAFHRDIPQPTKFQQSGYYPTKSSVIKKNGVIEVILDGFVYKTAS